The proteins below come from a single Micromonospora citrea genomic window:
- a CDS encoding GNAT family N-acetyltransferase: MRYLRTAGPVGIRRPRPTDEAEFIAAARRSRDLHHPWLSAPDDPARYAAYLARIRRRDHAGYLICDRGSDAIAGYVNISGILMGALRGGYLGYAAFLPYSGTGHASAGVGLVVAHAFEALGLHRLEANIQPGNEPSRRVARKLGFRLEGYSPDYLFIDGAWRDHERWAITAPVGTAAA; the protein is encoded by the coding sequence GTGAGATACCTGCGCACCGCCGGGCCGGTCGGCATCCGCCGGCCCCGACCCACGGACGAGGCCGAGTTCATCGCGGCGGCCCGCCGCAGCCGAGACCTGCACCACCCCTGGCTGTCGGCCCCCGACGACCCGGCGCGGTACGCCGCCTACCTGGCCAGGATCCGCCGACGGGACCACGCCGGCTACCTGATCTGCGACCGCGGCTCCGACGCCATCGCCGGGTACGTCAACATCAGCGGGATCCTCATGGGCGCGCTGCGCGGCGGTTACCTGGGCTACGCGGCCTTCCTGCCGTACAGCGGCACCGGGCACGCCTCGGCCGGCGTCGGCCTGGTGGTCGCCCACGCCTTCGAGGCGCTCGGCCTGCACCGGCTGGAGGCGAACATCCAGCCGGGCAACGAGCCGTCCCGCCGGGTCGCGCGGAAGCTCGGCTTCCGGCTGGAGGGGTACTCGCCCGACTACCTGTTCATCGACGGGGCGTGGCGCGACCACGAGCGGTGGGCGATCACCGCGCCGGTCGGGACCGCGGCGGCGTGA
- a CDS encoding M20/M25/M40 family metallo-hydrolase, with amino-acid sequence MGSHDTADGRSARSTRRTFLSASASAAATAVAVPLIAEPAAAGAAAPPPGPGHRIRPQAPDRELRELLRRVDPERIEATVRRLAAFGTRHTLSSQDDPVRGIGAARDWIHERMTAYAAASGGRMTVELQSYVQDPAPRIPTATRITNVVATLRGDTAPNRTYVVTGHYDSRASDVADAVADAPGADDDASGVAVVLELARLMATRRTAATIVFAAVAGEEQGLYGSTHLARQLKAAGADVQGMFSNDIVGSSTADDGTRDPRTLRLFAEGVPTAETPAEATVRQSVGGENDSPSRQLARFVTDVADNDATGMRVRVVYRRDRYLRGSDHIPFLREGWPAGRFTEPHEDFAHQHQDVRVVDGRQYGDLPEFCDFAYIARVARVNGAALWSLARAPGTPRGAVIVTTNLTNDTTLRWQRDDDPDVAGYEVVWRETTAADWQRVVDVGDVTEATVDLSKDNVFFGVRAVGRDGLRSPVAFPKPGS; translated from the coding sequence ATGGGCTCCCACGACACCGCCGACGGCCGATCCGCGAGGTCGACCCGGCGCACCTTCCTGTCCGCCTCCGCCTCCGCCGCCGCCACCGCCGTCGCCGTACCCCTGATCGCCGAGCCGGCCGCCGCGGGCGCCGCCGCGCCGCCGCCCGGCCCCGGGCACCGGATCCGACCCCAGGCGCCCGACCGCGAGCTGCGCGAACTGCTGCGGCGGGTCGACCCGGAGCGGATCGAGGCCACCGTGCGCCGGCTGGCCGCGTTCGGCACCCGGCACACCCTCTCCAGCCAGGACGACCCGGTCCGCGGCATCGGCGCCGCCCGCGACTGGATCCACGAGCGGATGACCGCGTACGCCGCCGCCTCCGGCGGCCGGATGACCGTCGAACTCCAGTCCTACGTGCAGGATCCCGCGCCGCGCATCCCCACCGCCACGCGGATCACCAACGTCGTGGCCACCCTGCGCGGGGACACCGCGCCGAACCGGACGTACGTGGTCACCGGCCACTACGACTCCCGCGCCTCGGACGTGGCGGACGCCGTCGCCGACGCACCCGGCGCCGACGACGACGCCTCCGGCGTGGCGGTGGTGCTGGAGCTGGCCCGGTTGATGGCCACCCGCCGGACGGCCGCCACGATCGTCTTCGCCGCGGTGGCCGGCGAGGAGCAGGGACTGTACGGCTCGACCCACCTGGCCCGGCAGCTCAAGGCGGCCGGGGCCGACGTGCAGGGCATGTTCAGCAACGACATCGTCGGCAGCAGCACCGCCGACGACGGCACCCGTGACCCGCGCACCCTCCGGCTGTTCGCCGAGGGGGTGCCCACGGCGGAGACACCGGCCGAGGCGACAGTGCGGCAGTCGGTCGGCGGCGAGAACGACTCCCCGTCCCGGCAGCTCGCCCGGTTCGTCACCGACGTCGCCGACAACGACGCCACCGGGATGCGGGTGCGGGTGGTCTACCGCCGCGACCGGTACCTGCGCGGCAGCGACCACATCCCGTTCCTGCGCGAGGGCTGGCCGGCCGGCCGGTTCACCGAGCCCCACGAGGACTTCGCCCACCAGCACCAGGACGTCCGGGTCGTCGACGGCAGGCAGTACGGCGACCTGCCGGAGTTCTGCGACTTCGCGTACATCGCCCGGGTGGCCCGGGTCAACGGCGCGGCGCTGTGGTCCCTGGCCCGCGCGCCCGGCACGCCCAGGGGGGCGGTGATCGTCACGACGAACCTCACCAACGACACCACCCTGCGCTGGCAGCGGGATGACGATCCGGACGTGGCCGGCTACGAGGTGGTGTGGCGGGAGACGACGGCGGCCGACTGGCAGCGCGTCGTCGACGTCGGCGACGTCACGGAGGCGACCGTCGACCTGTCCAAGGACAACGTCTTCTTCGGCGTCCGGGCGGTCGGCCGCGACGGGCTCCGGTCCCCCGTCGCCTTCCCGAAGCCCGGGAGCTGA
- a CDS encoding glycogen debranching N-terminal domain-containing protein, with protein sequence MAAVRPTPADPTPGLLSEPEAGDQRAMPPELGPNAMAVLSGPTFMYSDLTGDVPPGSIGGLVHLDTRLISGWMLSINGNRPLLVLRSETVDHYSAQYVLTNPDVPGLPPDSLGIRRLRYVGDGFHERVEMVSFRTEPVRIELRLAVGVDFADLFEVKSGVRDRSAEITRGHAPDGSELCFRYARNGFSAETRVCCSRPASRVEGDDLVWEITLAPREVWQLDLDVPLPPGMGVVEPTRGDIADVIHRRADDPVRRWSTARALLRSDNRALQETVRQSRDDLAALRLDLEVKGERIMLPGAGLPWFLAVFGRDTLIAAYQTLSAGPMLAKGALLALARLQGNECDDFTDEEPGKILHEVRSGELTRTGVKPYGPYYGSADATQLWLILLSEYWRWTRDDQTVRFLRDNALAALHWIDRYGDRDGDGYVEYATRSPEGLGNQCWRDSPDGISFSDGRIPVLPIASSDLQGYVYDAKLRLAELADGPLADPDLARRLRAEAAELYDRFNRDFWIEGRGGFYAVGLDGDKNPIDSKTSNMGHLLWSGIVPPERADAVVRQLMADHMFSGWGIRTLSREERLYNALGYHRGTVWPHDNSLAVLGMARYGYRAEANRISLALLEAAEQFGHRLPEAMSGFPREQWLFAVPYPTACSPQAWAAGTPLALVRAMLGAEPADGRLALDPDIPPEIGRISVERVRAFGRCWEVEAVGRTGYARLAEC encoded by the coding sequence ATGGCTGCCGTGCGTCCGACACCCGCCGATCCCACGCCGGGCCTGCTCTCCGAGCCGGAGGCCGGCGACCAGCGCGCCATGCCGCCCGAGCTGGGCCCGAACGCGATGGCCGTGCTGAGCGGCCCCACCTTCATGTACTCGGATCTGACCGGGGACGTGCCGCCGGGCAGCATCGGCGGCCTCGTGCACCTGGACACCCGGCTGATCAGCGGCTGGATGCTCTCGATCAACGGCAACCGGCCGCTGTTGGTGTTGCGCTCCGAGACCGTCGACCACTACTCGGCCCAGTACGTGCTGACCAACCCGGACGTGCCCGGCCTGCCGCCGGACAGCCTCGGGATCCGGCGGCTGCGGTACGTCGGCGACGGCTTCCACGAGCGCGTCGAGATGGTGTCCTTCCGGACCGAGCCGGTCCGGATCGAGCTGCGGCTGGCGGTCGGCGTCGACTTCGCCGACCTGTTCGAGGTCAAGTCCGGTGTCCGGGACCGCTCCGCGGAGATCACCCGCGGCCACGCGCCCGACGGCTCGGAACTCTGCTTCCGCTACGCGCGGAACGGCTTCTCCGCCGAGACGCGGGTCTGCTGCTCGCGACCGGCCAGCCGCGTCGAGGGCGACGACCTGGTGTGGGAGATCACCCTCGCGCCCCGCGAGGTGTGGCAGCTCGACCTGGACGTCCCGCTGCCGCCGGGCATGGGGGTCGTGGAGCCGACCCGGGGCGACATCGCGGACGTGATCCACCGGCGCGCCGACGACCCGGTGCGCCGCTGGTCCACCGCCCGGGCCCTGCTGCGCAGCGACAACCGTGCCTTGCAGGAGACGGTCCGGCAGTCCCGGGACGACCTCGCGGCGCTCCGGCTCGACCTGGAGGTCAAGGGGGAGCGGATCATGCTCCCCGGCGCCGGCCTGCCCTGGTTCCTCGCCGTCTTCGGCCGCGACACCCTCATCGCCGCCTACCAGACGCTGTCGGCCGGGCCGATGCTGGCCAAGGGCGCGCTGCTCGCGCTCGCCCGGTTGCAGGGCAACGAGTGCGACGACTTCACCGACGAGGAGCCCGGCAAGATCCTGCACGAGGTCCGCAGCGGCGAGCTCACCCGCACCGGGGTCAAGCCGTACGGGCCCTACTACGGCTCCGCCGACGCCACCCAGCTCTGGCTGATCCTGCTGTCGGAGTACTGGCGGTGGACCCGCGACGACCAGACGGTGCGGTTCCTGCGCGACAATGCGCTCGCCGCGCTGCACTGGATCGACAGGTACGGCGACCGCGACGGGGACGGCTACGTGGAGTACGCCACCCGCTCGCCGGAAGGGCTGGGCAACCAGTGCTGGCGGGACTCGCCGGACGGAATCTCCTTCTCCGACGGCCGGATCCCGGTGCTGCCGATCGCCAGCTCCGACCTGCAGGGCTACGTCTACGACGCCAAGTTGCGGCTGGCCGAGCTGGCCGACGGGCCGCTGGCCGACCCCGACCTGGCCCGTCGGTTGCGCGCCGAGGCGGCGGAGCTGTACGACCGGTTCAACCGGGACTTCTGGATCGAGGGGAGAGGCGGCTTCTACGCGGTCGGGCTGGACGGTGACAAGAACCCGATCGACTCGAAGACCTCCAACATGGGGCACCTGCTGTGGAGCGGCATCGTGCCGCCGGAGCGGGCCGACGCGGTGGTGCGGCAGCTGATGGCCGACCACATGTTCTCCGGCTGGGGCATCCGCACCCTGTCCCGGGAGGAGCGGCTGTACAACGCCCTCGGCTACCACCGCGGCACGGTCTGGCCGCACGACAACTCCCTCGCCGTGCTCGGCATGGCCCGCTACGGCTACCGGGCCGAGGCGAACCGGATCAGCCTGGCCCTGCTGGAGGCCGCCGAGCAGTTCGGTCACCGCCTGCCGGAGGCGATGAGCGGCTTCCCCCGCGAACAGTGGCTCTTCGCGGTGCCCTACCCGACCGCGTGCAGCCCGCAGGCCTGGGCGGCCGGCACGCCGCTGGCGCTGGTGCGGGCGATGCTCGGCGCCGAACCGGCTGACGGCCGGCTGGCGCTCGACCCCGACATACCCCCTGAGATCGGGCGAATCAGCGTCGAGCGGGTGCGTGCGTTCGGGCGCTGCTGGGAGGTGGAGGCGGTCGGCCGGACCGGGTACGCCCGGCTGGCCGAGTGCTGA
- a CDS encoding NAD(P)/FAD-dependent oxidoreductase — translation MTKPRVVIVGAGFAGYHAAKTLSRLARGRAEIVVLNSTDYFLYLPLLPEVAAGVVEPTRISVPLTGTLPGVRVLIGEADHVDLQNRWVGFTQPEGDRNRIAYDRLVLAVGSVNKLLPIPGVTQYAHGFRGLPEALYLHDHVIRQIELAEQADDPAEQQARATFVVVGAGYTGTEVAAHGQLFTDELLAQRPRLKIRPRWMLLDVAPRVLPELDKRMSDTADRVLRKRGVDVRMGTSVAVATADGVTLTDGDYVPTCTLVWCVGVRPDPFVAELGLRTEKGRLVVDEYLTVPGFPEVYACGDAAAVPDLTRPGQICTMTAQHAQRQGKLAAHNIAASYGQGRRRPYRHHDLGWVVDLGGKDAAANPLKVSLSGLPAKAVTRGYHLLAMPGNRARVSADWALDAALPRPAVQLGLVPANAVPLESSSPEVAVRAR, via the coding sequence ATGACGAAACCTCGTGTGGTGATCGTGGGGGCCGGGTTCGCCGGTTACCACGCGGCGAAGACGTTGAGCCGGCTGGCCCGGGGCCGGGCCGAGATCGTGGTGCTGAACTCCACCGACTACTTCCTCTACCTGCCGCTGCTGCCCGAGGTGGCCGCCGGCGTCGTCGAGCCCACCCGGATCTCCGTGCCGCTGACGGGAACGCTGCCCGGGGTGCGGGTGCTGATCGGCGAGGCCGACCATGTCGACCTGCAGAACCGCTGGGTCGGCTTCACCCAGCCGGAGGGGGACCGCAACCGGATCGCGTACGACCGGCTGGTCCTCGCCGTCGGCAGCGTCAACAAGCTGCTGCCGATCCCCGGCGTCACCCAGTACGCGCACGGCTTCCGCGGCCTGCCCGAGGCGCTCTACCTGCACGACCACGTGATCCGGCAGATCGAGCTGGCCGAGCAGGCCGACGACCCCGCCGAGCAGCAGGCGCGTGCCACCTTCGTGGTCGTCGGTGCCGGCTACACCGGCACCGAGGTGGCCGCGCACGGGCAGCTCTTCACCGACGAGCTGCTCGCCCAGCGCCCCCGACTCAAGATCCGCCCCAGGTGGATGCTGCTCGACGTCGCGCCCCGGGTCCTGCCCGAGCTGGACAAGCGGATGTCCGACACCGCCGACCGGGTGCTGCGCAAGCGCGGCGTTGACGTGCGGATGGGCACCTCGGTGGCCGTGGCGACCGCCGACGGCGTCACGCTCACCGACGGCGACTACGTCCCCACCTGCACCCTGGTCTGGTGCGTCGGCGTGCGCCCAGACCCGTTCGTCGCCGAGCTGGGGCTGCGCACCGAGAAGGGCCGCCTCGTCGTCGACGAGTACCTCACCGTGCCCGGATTCCCGGAGGTGTACGCCTGCGGCGACGCCGCCGCCGTGCCCGACCTGACCCGGCCGGGGCAGATCTGCACGATGACGGCGCAGCACGCCCAGCGGCAGGGCAAGCTGGCCGCCCACAACATCGCCGCCTCCTACGGGCAGGGCCGCCGCAGGCCGTACCGGCACCACGACCTGGGCTGGGTGGTCGACCTGGGCGGCAAGGACGCGGCGGCGAACCCGCTGAAGGTGTCGCTGTCGGGGCTGCCCGCCAAGGCGGTCACCCGGGGCTACCACCTGCTGGCGATGCCGGGCAACCGGGCGCGGGTGAGCGCCGACTGGGCGTTGGACGCCGCGCTGCCGCGCCCGGCGGTGCAGCTCGGCCTGGTCCCGGCGAACGCGGTGCCCCTGGAGAGCTCGTCGCCCGAGGTGGCCGTCCGGGCCCGCTGA
- a CDS encoding alpha/beta hydrolase family protein: MTTALTRRHLLTAALATGVAVPLGATGCSRAASAAPHPARLTLPPPTGPHRVGTVSLHLVDSSRPDPVAGPGRHRDLMVSLWYPATRDARVHPVAPWMPVAPMRALLASAGFDADVAAAPRTFGHVGAPALRAPGRLPVIVFSHGAGGHRSETTIVVQELASHGYVVVTVAHTYDAFSEFPDGRLTVPVEDPSLTPWDYAHDIRFVLDRIEDLAAGRNPDAERRRLPAGLCAALDPRRVGMFGWSKGATATALVMGEDRRVRAGLGLDGPMESRPPVTDLDRPSMLMTAEFTRAAAPSVERFWSHLRGWRLGVQADGALHGGYCDHQWLIPQLAAVIGMSDEDLAGWVGTLDPVRAVRIQQAYPLAFFDLHLRHRRRRLLEGPDPDFPDVRYIP; encoded by the coding sequence ATGACCACTGCACTCACCCGCCGACACCTGCTCACTGCCGCGCTCGCCACCGGGGTCGCCGTGCCGCTCGGCGCCACCGGCTGCAGCCGGGCCGCCTCGGCCGCGCCCCACCCGGCCCGGCTCACGCTGCCCCCACCCACCGGCCCGCACCGGGTCGGCACCGTGTCGCTGCACCTCGTCGACAGTTCCCGCCCGGATCCGGTCGCCGGCCCGGGACGGCACCGCGACCTCATGGTGAGCCTCTGGTACCCCGCCACCCGCGACGCTCGGGTTCATCCGGTGGCGCCGTGGATGCCCGTCGCGCCGATGCGCGCACTGCTCGCATCCGCCGGGTTCGACGCCGATGTCGCGGCGGCCCCCCGCACGTTCGGCCACGTGGGCGCTCCGGCGCTCCGGGCACCCGGTCGGCTGCCCGTGATCGTGTTCTCCCACGGCGCGGGGGGTCACCGTTCCGAGACCACCATCGTGGTCCAGGAACTCGCCAGCCACGGCTACGTCGTGGTCACGGTGGCTCACACGTACGACGCGTTCAGCGAGTTCCCCGACGGGCGGCTCACCGTACCGGTCGAGGATCCGTCGTTGACACCGTGGGACTACGCCCACGACATCCGATTCGTTCTCGACCGTATCGAGGACCTCGCCGCCGGCCGTAACCCCGACGCCGAGCGGCGTCGGCTGCCGGCCGGCCTGTGCGCCGCGCTCGACCCGCGTCGCGTCGGCATGTTCGGCTGGTCGAAGGGCGCGACCGCGACCGCCCTCGTCATGGGCGAGGACCGGCGCGTGCGGGCCGGGCTCGGCCTCGACGGCCCCATGGAGTCGCGGCCACCGGTCACCGACCTGGACCGGCCGTCCATGCTGATGACCGCCGAGTTCACCCGGGCCGCCGCGCCGAGCGTCGAGCGGTTCTGGTCGCACCTGCGCGGATGGCGGCTCGGCGTCCAGGCCGACGGCGCGCTCCACGGTGGATACTGCGACCACCAGTGGCTGATCCCGCAACTGGCGGCAGTCATCGGGATGAGCGACGAGGACCTCGCCGGCTGGGTCGGCACCCTCGACCCGGTCCGGGCGGTGCGGATCCAGCAGGCGTACCCGCTTGCCTTCTTCGACCTGCACCTACGCCACCGGCGCCGGCGCCTGCTCGAAGGCCCGGACCCGGATTTCCCGGACGTACGGTACATCCCCTGA
- a CDS encoding spermidine synthase, with amino-acid sequence MDVDAHRLELVVDPARPTGRTLLAAGVEQSYVDVADPRHLRFEYVRRMAAAADLAAPPGRPLTVLHLGGGALTLPRYLAATRPGSAQLVVERDAAVVELVARELPALPAGIDVRVADARDALADAPPGRYDLVLADIYRAARMPGHVATVEFAAEVARALRPDGVYVVNVTDLPPLVFARVQAATLRAVFADVCLVADRRMLRGRRYGNVVLAAAPRAGRLPVAWLAARAARDAVPGGVLHAAALDRFVAGARPAADAALTATDPPPASSAGESAMAP; translated from the coding sequence ATGGACGTCGACGCGCACCGGCTGGAGCTGGTCGTGGACCCGGCCCGGCCGACCGGGCGCACGCTGCTCGCCGCCGGCGTCGAGCAGTCCTACGTGGACGTCGCCGACCCCCGTCACCTGCGCTTCGAGTACGTGCGGCGGATGGCCGCCGCAGCGGACCTGGCGGCGCCGCCCGGCCGGCCGCTGACCGTGCTGCACCTCGGCGGCGGCGCGCTGACCCTGCCCCGGTACCTGGCCGCGACCCGGCCCGGCTCCGCGCAACTGGTCGTCGAGCGGGACGCGGCCGTGGTCGAGCTGGTGGCGCGCGAGCTGCCGGCCCTGCCCGCCGGGATCGACGTGCGGGTGGCCGACGCCCGCGACGCGCTGGCCGACGCCCCGCCCGGCCGGTACGACCTGGTGCTCGCCGACATCTACCGGGCGGCCCGGATGCCGGGGCACGTGGCGACCGTGGAGTTCGCCGCCGAGGTGGCCCGGGCCCTGCGCCCGGACGGCGTCTACGTGGTCAACGTGACCGACCTGCCGCCGCTGGTGTTCGCCCGGGTGCAGGCGGCCACCCTGCGGGCCGTCTTCGCCGACGTGTGCCTGGTCGCCGACCGGCGGATGCTGCGCGGCCGGCGGTACGGCAACGTGGTCCTCGCCGCCGCGCCGCGCGCCGGACGGCTGCCGGTGGCCTGGCTGGCGGCGAGGGCGGCGAGGGACGCGGTGCCCGGCGGGGTGCTGCACGCGGCTGCCCTGGACCGGTTCGTCGCGGGGGCTCGCCCCGCCGCCGACGCCGCCCTCACCGCGACCGACCCGCCGCCCGCTTCCAGCGCCGGAGAGAGCGCCATGGCACCTTGA
- a CDS encoding DUF2267 domain-containing protein, which translates to MRKQTEGDNQRRRALARQARERGMRASETGASLSAAKQLTHLDRGKRAGPPPAGSRHKPDSTRGGPAPPPAGVPESPRPLPEPGRGTPGVTPIGYHALVDDVVRRTGTDFRTAKVGVESTVLVLAWALGEAERRRLLAAVPTKLHDVVPVDGIERHRDLPGFLAEVGRISGRTPEQARYQAEATVAALAEHDGDLVESLRVPDGLRELLDPAPIGGGVVGAATATPPLGDAELREALRGLPYWSGDGDSLSRTVELPADGLDRVLDRIDRLRQETGRGPRIGRPDATTAVLTVRSRQAGAVTAMDVDLAHAVDDAIDEAGAGMATG; encoded by the coding sequence ATGCGCAAGCAGACGGAGGGCGACAACCAGCGCCGCCGCGCGCTGGCCCGCCAGGCCCGCGAGCGCGGCATGCGGGCCAGCGAGACGGGCGCCAGCCTGAGCGCCGCCAAGCAGCTCACCCACCTGGACCGGGGCAAGCGCGCCGGGCCGCCGCCGGCCGGCAGCCGGCACAAGCCCGACAGCACCCGCGGCGGACCGGCGCCGCCACCGGCCGGTGTTCCCGAGTCTCCCCGCCCCCTCCCGGAGCCGGGCCGGGGCACGCCCGGCGTGACCCCGATCGGCTACCACGCGCTGGTCGACGACGTGGTCCGCCGGACCGGGACCGACTTCCGCACCGCCAAGGTGGGGGTCGAGTCGACCGTCCTGGTCCTGGCCTGGGCGCTGGGCGAGGCGGAGCGCCGGCGGCTGCTGGCGGCGGTGCCGACGAAGCTGCACGACGTCGTCCCGGTGGACGGCATCGAGCGGCACCGGGACCTGCCGGGCTTCCTCGCCGAGGTGGGCCGGATCAGCGGGCGCACCCCGGAACAGGCCCGCTACCAGGCGGAGGCGACAGTGGCGGCGCTCGCCGAGCACGACGGCGACCTGGTCGAGTCGCTGCGCGTACCGGACGGCCTGCGCGAGCTGCTGGATCCGGCCCCGATCGGGGGCGGGGTGGTCGGCGCGGCCACCGCGACGCCGCCGCTCGGCGACGCGGAGCTGCGGGAGGCGCTGCGCGGCCTGCCGTACTGGTCCGGCGACGGCGACTCGCTGTCCCGGACCGTGGAGCTGCCCGCCGACGGCCTGGACCGGGTGCTCGACCGGATCGACCGACTGCGGCAGGAGACCGGGCGCGGACCGCGGATCGGCCGCCCGGACGCGACGACCGCCGTGCTGACCGTACGGTCCCGGCAGGCCGGCGCCGTGACCGCCATGGACGTGGACCTCGCCCACGCCGTCGACGACGCGATCGACGAGGCGGGCGCCGGGATGGCCACGGGCTGA
- a CDS encoding STAS domain-containing protein: MAAQLLTIDVTRLDAGRARLRLAGELDFDTAPELLTVTAELRRDGYAELLFDLSGVTLCDSSGLSAFVLLRRDAPGAVRLSGVSPHLQQLLDRTGMTELLARERPADGDVRTAMTELPARERPADGDVRQVG, encoded by the coding sequence ATGGCCGCCCAGCTGTTGACCATCGACGTGACCCGGCTCGACGCCGGTCGCGCCCGGCTCCGGCTGGCCGGTGAGCTCGACTTCGACACCGCGCCCGAGCTGCTCACCGTGACCGCCGAGCTGCGTCGCGACGGCTACGCGGAGCTCCTGTTCGACCTCAGCGGGGTCACCCTGTGCGACTCGTCCGGGCTGAGCGCCTTCGTGCTGCTGCGCCGCGACGCGCCGGGTGCCGTGCGGCTCTCGGGCGTCAGCCCTCATCTCCAGCAGTTGCTGGACCGCACGGGAATGACCGAGCTGCTGGCCCGGGAGCGCCCCGCCGACGGCGACGTGCGCACGGCAATGACCGAGCTGCCGGCCCGGGAGCGCCCCGCCGACGGCGACGTGCGGCAGGTCGGCTGA
- a CDS encoding STAS domain-containing protein — MLSHGSHPETTPLSMTVDRSDPEAPLIRVGGDLAYTTAAPLRAEIDRTLAAAPPALVLDFGDLLFIDSTGLGVIVHAWREGQQAGTALRLRGVPRFLATILDMTGVTGLLDRPLGDGLTARAAPTERPAGTA; from the coding sequence GTGCTGTCCCATGGGAGTCACCCCGAGACGACTCCGCTGAGCATGACCGTCGACCGGTCAGACCCGGAGGCACCGCTCATCCGGGTCGGCGGCGACCTCGCCTACACGACCGCCGCGCCCCTGCGCGCCGAGATCGACCGGACGCTCGCGGCAGCCCCGCCCGCCCTCGTGCTGGACTTCGGCGACCTGCTCTTCATCGACAGCACCGGGCTCGGCGTGATCGTGCACGCCTGGCGCGAGGGCCAGCAGGCCGGCACCGCCCTCCGGCTGCGCGGGGTGCCCCGCTTCCTGGCGACGATCCTCGACATGACCGGCGTCACGGGCCTGCTCGACCGGCCGCTGGGCGACGGTCTGACCGCGCGCGCCGCTCCCACCGAGCGGCCCGCAGGCACGGCCTGA